CCTATACCAGTCAAAATTTTATAGCTATATCTGCAAATAAGCTTTAACATACCATATCTAAAATGCATCTGAAAAACACTAACTCCTATGCTATTTGGCATGGTTTGGTCATGGCATTGTCATTGTTGTAGAGCTTGGTTCTCCCTCCTCCTACCCCCTTCGGTTCCTCCAAACGGTTGCAAGGGAGGGTTGAACTGGTAATAAACTTGCATCCAACACCCACCTCTTGCCCAGAAGCCCACCACTGGTTCAGCCATTGCAATGGAAACCTCCATATTGCCCCTCCATTTCTCCTAGACACATTCTATCATTCCCCTTCATGCTTCCTCCTTTGTTCCTAGCTCAAGGAGCCATGCAAAGAACAGTGAAGCTATATCCATATTAGTTCTATATTTGCAGTCTAAGTTCAAATATTTGTCATCTAAAAGCATCCTAACAGCCTATAACATCAGAGGGCTACTTCTTTTGAAAATATTCTGCAGCCTCTCATTTGTCACTCTCACCCTAAATGTAATCTGTCAGTCCTTTGCTATTAAACTTAAATTGGCTTCCATGTTTGTGTGCTTCTCCAATTGTTCATTCCCATTTATTACCTTTGTCAACATCTTTCAATCAATATTGCAATGTGTATTGTAGGAAACTCCACCTTTAAAATGACAGTCTGCTTCCAACATGCAGAAGTGCATGGCTACAGCTCTCAAGGTACAACAACCATATGATTATGAACAACTGTTCATCTGCCTTCTGTGATTCTTAACTGGAATATGCTTCTGGTAAATCAACACAGGATACACCAAATCATAAACAAACTCAACAATCAAGTTGCCAATTTACCCAACTTCAAGATATGGTGGCTAGCTTTCTATTCTGTGTTGTTTGGGATGGTCTCAAACATAAATGAACCCATTCCTGGTCCTAGTAACGAGTTCCACCACTTTGAATTTGTTTCTGCTATTTTCTGCCCTAAATATAGGTTCAATCTGGGTCAAATCAATCATGTCTGCATAAGTTACATGTTCAGGTTGGATTTTACTTGTTTAATCCTGTTTGAGTACGTCATTAACACTTTAGCTTGGATGGTAGAGGTTAACTTGAGGAGGTCATAACTTCATCATTCATACtctggtttgaaagttattcaagggATTAATGTGGATGTTTCATTAGGTTTTGATTTGAATTTGCAAATTTTTAAAAGTATGATACATAAATCTTTAAATCTAGCTTAATTTTGCATACAAGGAGTCAATTGAGTGTCATCATAACCATGCAAGCCATGTGATTTGATTTGACTAAATTTGGCTGATTAATTTATGAttgcttttgcaatattttgatCTGTCAGATCTGCAGCTTACAGTTTTCATGTTCTTATTGTTTTACGATGCCAATTCTCATTTGTATCCACTGATTTTGGTTCACACTTAATGGGTTTTTATGTTTATTAATTGTGTTTTAAAGTGATGCCTTAATTTGTTTAGGTGTTCTAGCTTACCATACACATTGTTTTTAAATGTGAACCCTAATTCATTTAGCTGTGTTTACTTCTACCCATTTTTAACATTGTTGGCTGTGTCAATTGCAAATGCATAATATGAATTTAGACGGTTTTCTTTCTTCCTTATTTGTTTTCTATAGTGTGTTCGTCAGTCAACTCTACTTGTCTACTATAATTCTCTTCTCTTATTGCTTTAGATGACACTAATGGTGCATATATGAATTGGGTTTCACTGATCATTGATTCATGTACTCGTTTTTTATGTTTCCAATGGGTTTATTGTCTAGGTGTTCTAGCTTATTACAAGTTCCTATCAGATTGTGTCAAATGTGAACCCTTGCTATTGTAATTAGTTTCACTTTCTATTGTCCTAATTGCAAATGTATTGTACTGGGTATATGCAAGTTTAAATGAGCTGTAGTGGTGTGTCTGGCTCACCTCCCTTTTTCCTGCTCATTTTAGTTAGAAGCTCACCTGTATTATAGTATGGATTCCAGTTTTCTAAGGTTCCCACTCCTTGGGGACATATCAACTGCACACTTGAAACCTGCAAAGTAACAATTCATGCCTGTTTGAAATATGATTGTGCTCCAGCGCATTCATAATATTATGACATTTACTTTCTCTGTTACAAAAAGTTCTTACTTAAAAATTAATAAATCATGTGCCAAGAGCTATCAAATCAGATTGAGAACTTCTTATCTTAGTATATAGGATTAACAAGTTTCCTATGGTGCATTTTAAAATCTTTTGTTTGGCAGATTCTCATGCAAGTTATTGTGTCATTTCTTGGAACTTCATATTTCATGGTCGGTGATTATATTTTGTTGGAGCAGTTAAACATTTGGAATGTGTCAATTTCCCTGGCGTTTAAACTATGTTCTATAAATGTTTCTCTTTTTAATCTTCCATTTGGACAATACATATTCTTGTATTGTGCTTCTAGAGTTAACACACATTCATACCATTGTAATGAGGTTCAAACTTCATTGGTACTTGGCAAGCTGATTTTTATCTGACATGGATTTGGTGAAGTTCTTGGCCAAATTTTGGCAAAAAATTGGTAATAAAAAAAGAATATGAAAAGTAACTTTGTACAAAAATCAAATAAATCAGGCTGTGACTGATTGGAAGTGATGGGTGAGTGAATTTAGAgtttttaaaactttattttattttttccataTGTATTTGTAGCacatatttgttttattttattttaattctgAGATTCCTTTTAGTCCGATCAGATTAGTGGGCTGTGCTGGCCCACAGAACTGAGGCTAGAGATTCACAGCTAGTACCTTGGCTTGGGCTTGCCAAGTGCTCGCCATTACTTTACAACTTTCAACACTTTTGTCCATCACGAACACATCTTCTTGTCTTCTAGTAGGATGTCTCTCAACTACAATTCCCaactttgtaatttattttgtctCCATTAGTTGTTTCGTAGATGTTTATCCCTTCATAGTTGTCTTATCACGGTTTTATTTTGTATCTTAAGAATTTCTATCTTAGGTGCCATCATTAGATGTATTTATAGTTTGGATTTAATAGGATATTTTAGCATATTTACATCTGTTTATGAGTTGATTCTGTGTTTGTCATCTCACCATTGTTACTTTGGGGGTTTTACATTTTTAGATATTATGTGCTATTTATTAACTCTTTATAATCTTGAatatatatgtgtatttatagtTTTTATGAATTTATGTGTTAAGTTTACTATCAATTATTGATGTCTAGTTTAACTTTTCTTTGCAAGTACAAATAATGTTTTTCCCATTGTCAGTAGGACTTACTATGGTTATCCTTGTTTTTGTTAACAGGGTTTCTGTTATAGGGAGTTCAATTGAAGAATTTGATCagggggtatgtgcaggatcataaATTCACAGAAGAATTACTGAAAAGGtttgttaatattttaatattattttccagCAGCACATGCAAAAGATGTCAGACAGGGTGGGATATGAATTGTTGGAGGTTCCAGATACCCCTCCAGATCATTTGGCTACACAGGATTGTTGTCGTTTAAGAAGGGATTTTGGTGCAAGGAGACATCGTTCTGTTTGTTTTCGGAAGAGAGGTGGAGAGGATGAAAAGTTAAGCAGAGAACAAGACCAAGCTGTAGGAGAAAAGGCCACTGTAGGTTCTTATTTGTCCCCACATTCTAGAGGAACATCACATAGATTGCGGTATAGCTTGAGGAAGGACGGTTTTACACAAAAGCAAGACCATCAGCAATGCACATCTTCCTCTTCAGAGGTTCGTCCTCATCAATATTTACGTCATCAGTCAGAAGGATTACCGACAGAGTCATATATGGAAACTTGTAGTAATATGTCGAGAGAGGATGAAAGCAATCATACTCTTAATATTGATGAATTATTTCAAACTGCTATAGAGGAAGTTAAAAGGAATGACAAATCCACAATTTCTGGTCATGCAATTCCTACACCTATGCAGAATCGAAGAAAAATGTTGGTACGCAATGGTCGCATATCTCCAAATGGGATTGCTGCAGATGAAGACATGTCAAACAAGAGTGTGAAAAGACTACGAGAGGCCAGTGTAGAGGGGCATGTTATGAATGATGAAGCTGCAGATGCAAACAGTTCAATCAGTTGCGATCTTGATTTTCAGCCTAATAACATTTCTTTACCTCGTTCTGCCCAACAAGAGGATAGAAGGAAAGGCAAAGCAATTATATCTGGTGATATGGTTGAAAGTGATGAGAATAATTGTGTCCAATTGCTACAAAGGAGGTAATTGATAAATTTTGGCTTGAATGTGGTTTGACCTCTTCCAATTAAAATCAGATGTACTTTATATAGAATGTGTTGAATTTTGTTGAGGGGTaattcattttttcttctatgctAGTTATTCtccatgttagattaatctttggTCAAACAAATATATGAAAAATTCTGTTCCTTTAGATTCTGTATATACTGTACAGTCTATCTGAaaatcttgtttccatcattgttgtCCTGCTGAGTCATTTCTTGTTTATAACAAGCGTTGTATATACTTCTCTGTCATGGCATAGAGAATGgaagtttttgaatttttgttgtgtgaTGTTTGATAGAGATTTTCAGCCTTCCTTTCAGTGCTTTTCACATTTAATGTATTAAGAAAAGTTTGAGTACATATCAGTATTTTATGTGCTTAAAAACTCAAAGTAAGGCTTTCATGCAAATAAGTGTCTCCTAATACTATTGAGTTCTATATTTGTTTCCATTTATCATTCATAGGGTGCTTGACCTTGTAGTCTTTTCGTCTTTAATGGATATGACAGGCTTTTATGCAAACaattgtctcctaatgccattgtGTTTGATATTTGTTTTCATTTATTATTCATATGGTGGTTGACCTTGCAGTGTTTTCATCTTTAATGAACATGACTTGGTTTCTGGAGGTTTTTGATTGTTTATAATTACAGTGGGTGCTTGTATTTCATTTTAGGTGTTTCTATTGTCATTTACCTGGGTGCTTGGTCTTTGTAGTGTTTACTTTTTATGATTCACATCAATGCTTGATATCTGTATTCTAATGGTATAGTTCagtatttaactttttaaaagtcTTTAGTAATTATTTTTAGGAATTTTGTTTGTCATGATGTTCAGGCATTAAGATAACATTCTAATTTTATAAGGACTGTAATATTGCCATTTACTTACTTCTCTGTTGTCTTTTGGCAGGAAGAGAATGAGGGCTAATTCTTCAAGTTCTGGAGAAGTTAACAAATTCTCTGTATGTAGAGATAGTACTAGTCGCTGGCCTTGTAGTTCTTCAGGTTTGGCTATACAGGGCAAGAGCCAAGCTTGCAGAAATGATGTTTCTCTCAATAGTTCAAGGGATGATGCATCGGAAGGAAACATAAAGTTTACTCGTAAGcctcaaggttgctcaagagtgcatCGAAGTGAAAGGCATCTGGCAAGGCTTGACAAAACCAGAGGTGATTTACCTCCTTTATCTTCAGTTGGGGATCAAGGGAATTCTTCTGAagcaggttcaccagaagttgtaTTCCTGAGGTCATGTAGACCGTTGCGAAGAAATCCTTTTTCTACTAGTAGATCTAGAAATGTTGTTCAGGAATCCATCTGTGATGTTGAGGTTGATGATCGTACCCCTATTGATGTTGATAGCTTAGAATGTCCTATCAATGAAACTGCAAACCTAGAGGAAAGTGATAAGGAAGCAAGTGCTAGGGCCAGACAAATAGAACAAGATGAACTTTTGGCCAGGCAGCTCCAGGAGGATTTTTCAGGGGATGAACTCGAAGGAAGTGTACAGGTAAGTCAGACatatttgtgaattttttattaTCTACCAGTATAATTAATCTTGATTTAATCATGTTCTTCCATCTGAATCTAAATTGAGGTGCATGTTCATAAATATGTATATAATTTTATGGTTTTAAAAGAATGTTGAAAAGTATGAAATGGTGAAACTATAGATGATTATAAATTTTTAGTTACAGAGTTGAAGTCTACATTGGTAGACCTTTAATGAAATAAGCGTCACTCATTTTACTCAATGTTAATATGAGTGCATGCAGCGAGACGATCCTATTTCACGTTTGATGTTACAAAGGGAGGTAAGGGAGCATGTAGCTGCCCCTTATTTGGATTCAACTCCTGTTTTTAGTGGCTTACGTGTAAGTGAACTATGTTACCACTTATCTGGAACCTGCATTTTGTTTATTTAGGTTATATCTTCAGAAATTATCCTCAAATGCGGCTTTTGATAGTTTTCGTAATGTGTCTCTTGGATGCTGTTCCCCTTCTGCAGTCTGCAGAAATGAGCAGctttgttttatttattatttcttttcaatttttgttATGTTAATTCTATCCTTATCAAGTACAGGTCTTATACTTAACATGAAAAATTGAAAATGCTTTTTTTATATTTAGAGGGGCTCTGAAGATTTGCTGCTATTCTTATTTTTAGTGCAAGATGCTTTCTGTCTTCTGCTTTAGATTTTTTAGGACAAAGCTTCTTTTTCTAGACTTGGTGCTCCACTGTGATGAGTGTTTGTTGATATCAATATATGAAGGATTCCATTCATTGCAAGCTTGAATAATCTCTCTGTCTTCTTGAATAGGTCTCTATTTGTACCAAATTTATTCCAAATTTACCAACTTTAAAGTAGTAAATATTCATTTGGCTTGTCAGCTATGTCACAGGGTTCACTGTATTTCATGCAAAATGTTTGATTATTGGTGAATTTTACAAGACCCAAAAcatttgttttagttttctttaaaATTCATATGGAAAAATACTTAgggtttttttattaaattatatttgaaaAAACACATTTTCTAATagctttttttttctttaaaatcaaCTCTGAACAGGCCTCTCTCTAACTTTCATGCTCTGCTAAGTTCTGCACCTTTGGTCTCTTTATAGAATAAGGCAGCTAATTTAAAAAAAGTATGAATGGCAACTAATTTTATATTTTGTTAATATTTttgaatattaatatttttaatttagtaTTCAATAATTAGATTagatatttaaattataaatagaaATTTTTTTAGTTGATAAATTTCTAAAACTTCATAGCTCAAAGAGGGCCTAAAAGATCATAGTTCAAGATATTCAGAGGACAGAAATCAAGAAAATAGAGAAACAACAGTTGAAGAATAATCGGGGTTCTCATCAGAATTGTGATTGAATTCAACATCTGAAGGAGGGTCCATTTTCCTAGAGCAAGAGCCTCACATGGAATTGGAGTCTAGACTGTAAAATTCTTGAATCAATATATGCATGCTATCATGTGTATCCTCTAGAATCCCCAGGTTGGCATTAATCAAGGTAAGGGTATTAGCCTGATGCTGTAAAACTTGTCTATGATATTGCCATTGGCATGTAGCTAAGAAGGCTATTGGCGCTGTTCAGAAGATTGTGAATGCAGGAGATTAACTCTTTTCTGTACCTCATTTTATGGGCATTGCCGAGATTCAGCAAATTCTGTAGAGTAGGTTGAAGATCATGGGGAGGCCATGGGGTTCATGGCTCATAGAAGCACTCTAACAGGCCTCCAGAATAATGTTCAAAGCAATTTGAACAGGCTCATGGATTCCATAGTGCTTTTTAGAGGGCACAAAATCCACGGAGGTAGCCTTCCTTTCACCTTTCAAATGTGAGGATCTTGAAGGAGCCCAACCATCCACAACATCAGGAGTGAAGGAACTTGAAGATCTGTCGTTCGGCGTAATATGTAAATCTGCATTCACACCCCGTGTgccttgttgtgacctttttcacacatcgccccattgcaaattggGACCCCCCCCTgattttgctttttagggtttttgttagagcgTTGTGACCTTCCTGCATCAGTATTGCCAAGTTTGTCAGTTTTGAATTGTCTGAATTTTGAAAGTCATGAGTCAGTTTGTGCAAGCCATGGTTAGAACAGAGTCTGGACACCGTCAATGTGCCTAGAAAGTCCAAAGGAcaaagattgcaattgatttgagtagatttggacaactttctatttttgtaaagttttgcttttttgctttttcctatttttaggaagtttcgtttttggcacttTAAGCATGATCCCcgaaatggctatttttagaaaaaatttcctattttttagggaaccttgctttttctatttttggaaaggggatctagggtttgcacttTTGGCTCCGAGTTACATTGAAAATGATCGACAAATtccttcaaaattcaagttttgacTGAAAAAGCCAAATTTCTAAATTTTAGGGATCATGAGGAATTCAAGGGATGATTGAAGTATGGCTTTCGAATTTCAAGGCAATCCGAGGAGTATTGTTTAAGTTATGAAGATTCGAAGTTTTGATCTCATGCTGTGGATTTCTGGAAGTCCGTCCTCCTTGGTTCTTGAAATTCATGAAGTCCACCCTCCTTGGTGCCCAAGATAAGTCAAAACCGCCTTGAAGGAGATGGTAAGTGGTGCCTAAACATGATAAAGTCCACCCTCCTAAGATCATAAATGTGACAAAGTCCGCCCTATCAAGAGGTTGAGCGCACAAACACAAGTCCTCCCTCCTTGGTCACATAAAGAACAAAGTCCGCCCTTGATCAAGTGAATGGTGCACAACCTTGGTGAAGTCCGCCCAAGAGAATAATCAAGGTGCACATTCGTCACCAAGTCCGCCTAGAACACATTGAATGGCCCATCAAATTAGTGAAGTTCGCCCAATCTGCAAGGTAATGTGGTGCATGATATCTGTCAAGTCCGCCCTAGGGAATGGTTGCAAAGTGCGCAAGTCAAACAAAGTCCGCCTTGGAGGTGATGAGTTATGAAGCAAGGTAAGTCCGCCCAAAGGATATGAAGGGAGCATGTATGAAGTTCCTAGCTTGTGCAAAGTCCACCCGTGTATGAAGTTCTTGACTTCTATGAAGTCTGCCTAAGAGCAGGATATTATGGTGCCCAAAGTCTGTAAAGTCCGCCTTGTGGAGAAAGAAATTTGGTTAAGGTCAAGGTGCACACATCTCTCCAAGTCCGCCCAAGAGTATAACATGAAGTGCACAAACTCATGGAAGTCCGCCCAGCAATATGGCCTAGTGCATGAAATAAACAAAGTCCGCCCAACTCACAAGGAATGGTGCACACATCCCTCCAAGTCCGTCCTACCTCAAATGCAAGAAGAAACACTTCAAGTAAAGTTCGCCCAGCAACATTTTGCAAAGGGAAACAAAGTCAGTCAAGTCCGCCCTCATGAGAAACATGCTAAATTTAGAGAGAAGGAATATTCCTATATGATATCAGCACAATCTCTTGATCAAGTTCGAACTAAGTGCAGATTTGGAAAGTTTTTGAAAGAATAATATGGAAGATCAAATTCGATTTGCAGACTGAAAACCAAAATAGAAACTTCCATTCAGACTGAGATTTATAATTCAGTTCAACTGAGATTTAATTTAGAAACTTTCTCTTGCACTTTGAAGGACTAAAGACTAAATGGAAACAAATTCAAGAGGATCTTCTATGTTTCTAAATGAAAAATTCAAACTCTATACAAATacttcattcatttctttcatttcaACAGTTCGAGTTTGGAGAGCAGGACAGTTGAAGAGAAGGTTATTTCGTTGCTTCAGGAACAGTTCAAGGATTTTTCTAAGGCATTTACAAGAAGGAGAAGTGAAGATTTTCACACCAAGCATCCTTTCTACTCATTCCTTGCCTAGATTCTGAAGGTGACAGGAGATTCAAGACATGTTTGTGGAGTTTTCAAGCTGCTTTTCAGATCATGAATGGAAGCCAAGGCGGGATCatcacagaaaacacaaatggagtttcaagccaaattcagaattgaagacaagtccaCAAGCGAGGTTCGTCCGAGCATAAAGATGGCCAAAATTTGGTCAAGTATGGGAAAAACTATTTCATAGGAAAAATTCCAAATTCCTTCATTATGGCGAAGGCATAGAAGagttcttctccaaattcaaggcacttgaaaaaaatttcaagatatcaagaaagaagggttctcagacttggtgaagatatgaaaaaattaaataaattttcgaATTCTTAGGGATTTCATCTTACAATACCAAACCTATGGAAGCAATCAAGACAACTTCtcgaaggatttcatctcctgaagaattAAAGATAAGCTCCCAATCAGAATTAGATGGTGACAAGAAGAAACAAgtttccatacttagacaatttcttcacacaaattggagaattcaaggaagacatccaacacgttgaggtggcgccttgtcatcttccaaccaatcggattgttccaagtcaacatgtccaggttcaatgaacttgacttatccacaaaagcttctagagggcacacttcacaatgccattcaaaatttttggactcctatataaggttgcctcctctcatttggagagtgtgagctttttgaaatattgttgcatgaaggtcattttttagataatatattacatgtgtgctttctcttaaggctttgtaatccctattattaagcaaggttttcaattttttcaacactttagttagaatttatttcatgttgttagatgaatgaaagatctgATAAGTATTGGTTTATGGTGTATCACCGCTCAtccttttggtgaatggatgattttcattcaatgtgcaaagttagtctgagctttttATTTTGTGCATGCTTAAACTTCCCATCAAaacacatcccttgaagattgcatccactttgtgtagttgtcttaAGTGAGGAGAAGAAAAGTGTGGTTTATTGAGTTCACCGAATCAATACCGTTTCTTGAATTCATAGGAGTAGAGTAGACTTCTAAACCCTAATCCCTTTTATCCttttttttgaaagtctaaatctgaAAATCCAAAAAACAGAGAAGAGCAATCAATTGATAAACCTGTCTAAATCCCAAAGTGGTGAACGATTcaagtgtaagtccctttgtgtattaccagcatatcacaaagcccattgagcttatccacacgtcaagacctgacaaaaacaaccttggaatcgccatatgatcttctagcaatcttagcataagcagtgatttttcaagaggataaattatctttgggtactttattctaatgtttAGCATATGATAAAACGCACACCAACATGCCTAATCAGTGGGAACATTACTCATGAAATCAGGTGGCCTAGTAGTAGGTTCTTTCAGCAAAATTTGCTGCATTTCAATACCA
The nucleotide sequence above comes from Cryptomeria japonica chromosome 11, Sugi_1.0, whole genome shotgun sequence. Encoded proteins:
- the LOC131042533 gene encoding uncharacterized protein LOC131042533 isoform X1, which codes for MQKMSDRVGYELLEVPDTPPDHLATQDCCRLRRDFGARRHRSVCFRKRGGEDEKLSREQDQAVGEKATVGSYLSPHSRGTSHRLRYSLRKDGFTQKQDHQQCTSSSSEVRPHQYLRHQSEGLPTESYMETCSNMSREDESNHTLNIDELFQTAIEEVKRNDKSTISGHAIPTPMQNRRKMLVRNGRISPNGIAADEDMSNKSVKRLREASVEGHVMNDEAADANSSISCDLDFQPNNISLPRSAQQEDRRKGKAIISGDMVESDENNCVQLLQRRKRMRANSSSSGEVNKFSVCRDSTSRWPCSSSGLAIQGKSQACRNDVSLNSSRDDASEGNIKFTRKPQGCSRVHRSERHLARLDKTRGDLPPLSSVGDQGNSSEAGSPEVVFLRSCRPLRRNPFSTSRSRNVVQESICDVEVDDRTPIDVDSLECPINETANLEESDKEASARARQIEQDELLARQLQEDFSGDELEGSVQRDDPISRLMLQREVREHVAAPYLDSTPVFSGLRASFGIGGRREPSHSLAIRPSLPPFLASHPTVPPHRRRDVVSGRWHRASGRPFRGSRFQFPSHMNIEMRVDMLEAMEHAVESNVTHQFLAGVQRDFNENDYEMLLALDDDNNNSKGASQRHIDRLPISTVQNDISDEVCSVCLEMPKSGEVIRHLLCMHKFHKECIDPWLAKQASCPICKLSI
- the LOC131042533 gene encoding uncharacterized protein LOC131042533 isoform X2, producing the protein MQKMSDRVGYELLEVPDTPPDHLATQDCCRLRRDFGARRHRSVCFRKRGGEDEKLSREQDQAVGEKATVGSYLSPHSRGTSHRLRYSLRKDGFTQKQDHQQCTSSSSEVRPHQYLRHQSEGLPTESYMETCSNMSREDESNHTLNIDELFQTAIEEVKRNDKSTISGHAIPTPMQNRRKMLVRNGRISPNGIAADEDMSNKSVKRLREASVEGHVMNDEAADANSSISCDLDFQPNNISLPRSAQQEDRRKGKAIISGDMVESDENNCVQLLQRRKRMRANSSSSGEVNKFSVCRDSTSRWPCSSSGLAIQGKSQACRNDVSLNSSRDDASEGNIKFTRKPQGCSRVHRSERHLARLDKTRGDLPPLSSVGDQGNSSEAGSPEVVFLRSCRPLRRNPFSTSRSRNVVQESICDVEVDDRTPIDVDSLECPINETANLEESDKEASARARQIEQDELLARQLQEDFSGDELEGSVQASFGIGGRREPSHSLAIRPSLPPFLASHPTVPPHRRRDVVSGRWHRASGRPFRGSRFQFPSHMNIEMRVDMLEAMEHAVESNVTHQFLAGVQRDFNENDYEMLLALDDDNNNSKGASQRHIDRLPISTVQNDISDEVCSVCLEMPKSGEVIRHLLCMHKFHKECIDPWLAKQASCPICKLSI
- the LOC131042533 gene encoding uncharacterized protein LOC131042533 isoform X3; this translates as MQKMSDRVGYELLEVPDTPPDHLATQDCCRLRRDFGARRHRSVCFRKRGGEDEKLSREQDQAVGEKATVGSYLSPHSRGTSHRLRYSLRKDGFTQKQDHQQCTSSSSEVRPHQYLRHQSEGLPTESYMETCSNMSREDESNHTLNIDELFQTAIEEVKRNDKSTISGHAIPTPMQNRRKMLVRNGRISPNGIAADEDMSNKSVKRLREASVEGHVMNDEAADANSSISCDLDFQPNNISLPRSAQQEDRRKGKAIISGDMVESDENNCVQLLQRRKRMRANSSSSGEVNKFSVCRDSTSRWPCSSSGLAIQGKSQACRNDVSLNSSRDDASEGNIKFTRKPQGCSRVHRSERHLARLDKTRGDLPPLSSVGDQGNSSEAGSPEVVFLRSCRPLRRNPFSTSRSRNVVQESICDVEVDDRTPIDVDSLECPINETANLEESDKEASARARQIEQDELLARQLQEDFSGDELEGSVQRDDPISRLMLQREVREHVAAPYLDSTPVFSGLRASFGIGGRREPSHSLAIRPSLPPFLASHPTVPPHRRRDVVSGRWHRASGRPFRGSRFQFPSHMNIEMRVDMLEAMEHAVESNVTHQFLAGVQRDFNDLADVLSWEVQ